From a region of the Paenibacillus lutimineralis genome:
- a CDS encoding D-alanyl-D-alanine carboxypeptidase family protein, whose product MKPHFIRKSAASILVLNMLCFSLVPAMALAEGGQTQQTTQKESTTTTKSTTPAKGTAIPSAESLDLKVSSAILMDAETGQVLLDVNGEQALPPASMTKMMSEYIVAEYVKQGKISWDTVVTTGKNAALTKGSRIFLAEGDQHTVKDLYAAMAIGSANDATVALAEHVAGSEQEFVQLMNDEAKRMGMTTAHFANSTGLDIKDMPEEFRTPGDQETVMSAKDAAILARYIVTDHPDFNQFTSLQTYKFRERDKTPIVNLNWMLEANKDITNFKKYAYEGLDGLKTGHTQNAGNCFTGTAVRDGHRLISVVMGTSSDSARFVETRKVLDYGFNNFETKQVVAPNATVTGSETITVKKAKNTEIPLVSSQEVAFVIPKGADISKVESKVTMTPESASLTAPLPKGTKVGTVTYTLKPDGMNQTLEKTVDLVTSQDAEKANWFKLFMRAIGDFFSDLFNGIKNLF is encoded by the coding sequence ATGAAACCGCATTTTATTCGTAAAAGTGCTGCTTCTATATTGGTTTTGAATATGCTGTGCTTCTCTCTGGTTCCAGCGATGGCGCTGGCTGAGGGTGGACAAACGCAGCAAACGACGCAAAAGGAATCGACAACAACGACGAAATCGACAACTCCTGCCAAGGGAACGGCTATACCATCTGCGGAATCTCTCGACTTGAAGGTAAGCTCGGCTATTCTGATGGATGCAGAGACGGGGCAAGTTCTGCTTGATGTAAATGGAGAGCAGGCACTGCCACCTGCGAGCATGACCAAGATGATGTCTGAATACATCGTGGCGGAGTATGTGAAGCAAGGAAAGATCAGTTGGGATACCGTCGTGACTACAGGCAAGAATGCCGCCTTAACTAAGGGATCACGTATTTTTCTGGCTGAAGGGGACCAACATACTGTCAAGGATCTATATGCAGCAATGGCTATCGGCTCAGCCAATGATGCAACGGTTGCTCTAGCCGAACACGTTGCCGGCTCCGAGCAGGAATTCGTACAATTAATGAATGATGAAGCTAAGCGTATGGGGATGACTACAGCTCATTTCGCCAATTCTACAGGTCTTGATATAAAGGATATGCCGGAAGAGTTCCGTACTCCTGGTGATCAGGAGACAGTGATGTCGGCCAAGGATGCAGCTATTTTGGCCCGATATATTGTGACTGACCATCCGGATTTTAATCAATTTACTTCGTTGCAGACTTACAAATTCAGAGAGCGCGATAAGACACCAATCGTCAATTTGAACTGGATGCTTGAAGCAAATAAGGACATAACCAATTTCAAAAAATATGCCTATGAAGGTCTTGACGGCCTGAAGACAGGCCATACACAAAATGCGGGCAACTGCTTCACGGGAACCGCTGTTCGTGATGGTCATCGTCTGATCAGCGTCGTTATGGGGACCTCCAGTGATTCGGCGCGCTTTGTTGAAACGCGCAAAGTTCTCGACTACGGCTTCAACAACTTCGAGACCAAACAGGTCGTTGCTCCTAATGCGACGGTAACTGGATCTGAGACAATTACAGTGAAGAAGGCGAAGAACACCGAGATTCCGCTTGTGAGCAGCCAAGAAGTGGCCTTTGTCATTCCAAAGGGTGCGGATATCAGCAAGGTGGAGTCCAAAGTAACAATGACGCCGGAGAGCGCATCTCTGACTGCTCCTCTTCCAAAGGGAACCAAGGTTGGAACAGTGACTTACACCTTGAAGCCTGATGGAATGAATCAGACATTGGAGAAGACGGTTGACTTGGTTACTTCCCAAGATGCAGAGAAAGCGAACTGGTTCAAGCTTTTCATGCGAGCAATCGGTGATTTCTTCAGCGATTTGTTCAATGGCATTAAGAATTTGTTCTAG
- the pdxS gene encoding pyridoxal 5'-phosphate synthase lyase subunit PdxS has translation METGTSRVKRGMAEMQKGGVIMDVMNAEQAKIAEAAGATAVMALERVPSDIRAAGGVARMADPTIVEEVMKVVSIPVMAKARIGHYVEAKVLESLGVDYLDESEVLTPADEVFHIDKRDFTVPFVCGAKDLGEALRRISEGASMIRTKGEPGTGNIVEAVRHMRLINSQIRKVQNMSKDELYAEAKNLGVAYDLLFEVHEAGKLPVVNFAAGGVATPADAALMMHLGADGVFVGSGIFKSDSPEKFARAIVEATTHYTDYKLIAEVSKNLGTPMKGIEISKLSPAERMSDRGW, from the coding sequence ATGGAAACTGGAACATCGAGAGTTAAAAGAGGTATGGCTGAGATGCAAAAAGGCGGCGTCATCATGGACGTTATGAACGCCGAGCAAGCAAAGATCGCCGAAGCAGCTGGTGCGACCGCTGTTATGGCTTTGGAACGGGTTCCTTCCGATATTCGTGCAGCTGGCGGCGTAGCTCGTATGGCTGACCCAACCATCGTTGAAGAGGTTATGAAAGTAGTATCTATTCCAGTTATGGCCAAAGCAAGAATCGGTCATTATGTGGAAGCTAAAGTTTTGGAATCGCTTGGGGTAGACTATCTGGATGAGAGTGAAGTTCTGACTCCGGCAGATGAAGTCTTCCATATTGATAAACGTGATTTCACAGTTCCGTTCGTATGTGGTGCAAAGGATCTGGGTGAAGCACTTCGCCGTATTAGCGAAGGTGCATCGATGATTCGTACGAAGGGTGAACCAGGAACAGGCAACATTGTTGAAGCTGTTCGTCATATGCGTCTAATCAATAGCCAAATTCGTAAAGTACAGAACATGTCCAAGGACGAATTGTATGCTGAAGCCAAGAACCTTGGCGTAGCCTATGATCTGCTGTTTGAAGTACATGAAGCTGGCAAGCTTCCAGTTGTAAACTTCGCCGCTGGTGGAGTGGCTACTCCTGCAGATGCTGCCCTAATGATGCATTTGGGTGCTGACGGCGTATTCGTTGGCTCGGGTATTTTCAAATCAGATAGTCCTGAGAAGTTCGCTCGTGCGATTGTAGAAGCGACTACCCATTATACAGATTATAAGTTGATTGCTGAAGTATCCAAGAACCTGGGTACGCCAATGAAAGGCATCGAAATCTCAAAATTGTCCCCCGCTGAGCGTATGTCCGATCGCGGTTGGTAA
- the pdxT gene encoding pyridoxal 5'-phosphate synthase glutaminase subunit PdxT yields the protein MKVGVLALQGAVAEHIRSIELAGAEGVTVKHTEQLEELDGLIIPGGESTTIGKLMRKYEFIEAIRAFSEQGKPVFGTCAGLIVMAKEIENGEEAHLGLMDIKVSRNAFGRQRESFETNLDVKGLQEPLRAVFIRAPLITAVGNEVDILSTYNDEIVAARQGHLLVSSFHPELTDDYSLHTYFTEMIKTYQAAVL from the coding sequence ATGAAGGTAGGAGTATTGGCATTGCAAGGTGCTGTAGCAGAGCATATCCGCAGCATAGAGCTAGCGGGAGCAGAAGGCGTTACTGTGAAGCATACTGAGCAGCTTGAAGAGCTGGATGGATTGATTATTCCGGGCGGCGAGAGTACGACGATCGGTAAATTGATGCGGAAATACGAATTTATTGAAGCTATTCGAGCGTTCTCGGAGCAAGGGAAGCCGGTATTTGGCACTTGTGCCGGACTGATCGTAATGGCCAAAGAAATAGAAAACGGAGAAGAAGCGCATCTCGGGCTGATGGATATCAAGGTCTCCCGAAATGCCTTTGGACGCCAGCGTGAGAGCTTCGAGACGAATCTTGATGTGAAGGGACTTCAGGAGCCGCTCAGAGCTGTATTTATTCGCGCACCATTAATTACAGCGGTAGGAAATGAAGTTGATATTCTGTCGACCTACAATGATGAGATTGTAGCGGCCCGGCAAGGACATCTACTCGTTTCTTCATTCCATCCGGAGCTTACGGATGATTATTCCCTGCATACTTATTTTACAGAGATGATTAAGACTTACCAAGCGGCCGTACTATAA
- the serS gene encoding serine--tRNA ligase, with translation MLDVKILRNDYARVEQALQNRGKSLEMISGFLPLDEKRRELLQESESLKNRRNTVSAEVAQRKKNKEDADDLIAEMREVGDRIKALDEEVRELEVKIDNLTMSIPNIPHSSVPIGATEDDNVEVRRIGEPRSFDFEPKAHWDIATDLDILDFEAGAKVTGSRFTFYKGLGARLERALINFMMDLHSNEHGYVEMLPPYIVNRDSLYGTGQLPKFEEDVFKLTEEGYYLIPTAEVPVTNYHREEILNSEDLPKKYVAYSSCFRSEAGASGRDTRGLIRQHQFNKVEMIKVVHPETSYDELEQMTANAERVLQLLNLPYRVLALCTADLGFTAAKTYDLEVWLPQSNMYREISSCSNVEDFQARRANIRFRPEPKAKPEFVHTLNGSGLAVGRTVAAILENYQQEDGSVVIPEVLRPYMGGVEKITTKK, from the coding sequence ATGTTAGATGTTAAAATATTAAGAAATGACTACGCTCGTGTCGAACAAGCTCTTCAGAACCGAGGTAAATCATTGGAGATGATCTCGGGCTTTTTACCGCTTGATGAGAAACGTCGGGAGTTGCTCCAAGAGAGTGAATCGCTGAAGAACCGTCGTAACACAGTATCTGCGGAGGTTGCCCAGCGTAAGAAGAACAAAGAGGATGCAGATGATCTGATTGCAGAGATGCGTGAGGTCGGCGACCGCATCAAAGCTCTGGACGAAGAAGTACGTGAGCTTGAAGTGAAAATCGATAATTTAACAATGAGCATTCCGAACATTCCGCATAGCAGTGTACCGATCGGCGCCACTGAGGATGATAACGTGGAAGTGCGCCGTATTGGCGAACCGCGTTCGTTCGATTTCGAGCCGAAGGCACACTGGGATATCGCGACGGACCTGGATATTCTCGATTTCGAAGCAGGCGCCAAAGTAACTGGCTCGCGCTTCACTTTCTATAAAGGCTTGGGAGCGCGCCTGGAACGCGCTTTGATTAACTTTATGATGGATTTGCATAGCAACGAACACGGCTATGTAGAAATGCTGCCTCCTTATATCGTTAACCGCGACAGTTTGTACGGTACAGGACAGCTTCCGAAGTTTGAAGAGGATGTATTCAAGCTGACAGAGGAAGGCTATTACTTGATTCCAACAGCAGAAGTTCCTGTAACGAACTATCATCGAGAAGAAATTCTGAATTCCGAGGACTTGCCTAAGAAGTATGTGGCTTACAGTTCTTGCTTCCGCTCTGAGGCAGGCGCGTCTGGACGAGATACGCGCGGACTGATCCGCCAGCATCAATTCAACAAGGTAGAGATGATCAAGGTTGTCCATCCGGAGACATCCTATGACGAATTGGAGCAAATGACGGCGAATGCGGAGCGTGTGCTGCAGCTTCTCAACCTGCCTTACCGCGTATTGGCCCTGTGTACGGCTGATCTTGGCTTTACAGCGGCTAAGACGTATGATCTTGAGGTATGGCTACCACAGAGCAATATGTACCGTGAGATTTCCTCCTGCTCGAATGTAGAGGATTTCCAGGCACGTCGAGCTAATATTCGTTTTCGTCCGGAACCGAAGGCGAAGCCGGAATTTGTACACACCTTGAACGGGTCTGGATTGGCTGTAGGGCGTACAGTTGCTGCTATCCTGGAGAATTATCAACAAGAGGATGGCAGTGTAGTCATTCCTGAGGTGCTTCGTCCGTATATGGGCGGTGTGGAAAAGATCACTACAAAAAAATAA
- a CDS encoding small acid-soluble spore protein P, which translates to MTKPKGYTTPGTQTDQNNRPRDDREHDGPEPLSGSKKVKNRNHVSHHNPQG; encoded by the coding sequence ATGACCAAGCCTAAAGGATATACGACCCCGGGAACCCAGACAGACCAGAATAACCGCCCTAGGGATGACAGGGAGCATGATGGCCCTGAGCCGCTGTCGGGCTCTAAGAAGGTCAAGAACCGTAACCATGTTAGTCATCATAATCCACAGGGCTAG
- a CDS encoding YitT family protein, with protein sequence MRLNSVNLDTISEAAKSQTIRRHKQKSVGNILMRSIFIVIGAIIVSVALELFLVPNKITDGGITGISVMSSYLSELPLGIFLFLFNLPFLIVGYKQIGKTFAISTLLGISVMSLGTTLLHPVDPFVSDTLLAFVFGGILLGLGTGIVIRFGGSLDGTEIVAILISRKTPFSVGEIIMFFNFFILLSAGFVFSWESALFSLLAYYIAYKSIDIVVDGLNESKSVWIISDQIDEIGSAILSRLGRGVTYLSGEGGFSGDPKRVIFCVITRLEEAKLKEIVNHYDENAFMAVGNIHDVKGGRFKKKAIH encoded by the coding sequence ATGCGTTTGAACTCTGTCAACCTGGATACGATCTCTGAGGCGGCGAAATCCCAAACGATTAGACGGCATAAGCAGAAGTCTGTAGGGAATATCCTGATGAGATCCATCTTTATTGTTATTGGTGCCATTATTGTCTCAGTAGCGCTGGAGCTATTCCTAGTTCCGAACAAGATTACGGATGGCGGAATCACCGGGATCTCCGTAATGTCCTCTTACTTATCCGAATTACCGCTTGGTATTTTTCTGTTCCTGTTTAACCTTCCATTTCTGATTGTTGGCTATAAGCAAATTGGCAAGACCTTCGCGATTTCTACCTTATTAGGAATCTCGGTCATGTCTCTTGGTACGACATTGCTTCACCCGGTTGACCCTTTTGTCAGCGACACGCTGCTTGCTTTTGTATTCGGCGGGATTCTGCTCGGTTTAGGGACAGGTATCGTCATCCGGTTTGGGGGATCATTGGACGGAACAGAGATCGTAGCTATATTGATTTCACGCAAGACGCCATTTTCAGTTGGCGAGATTATTATGTTCTTCAACTTCTTCATTTTGTTGAGTGCAGGGTTTGTATTTAGTTGGGAAAGTGCTTTGTTCTCATTGTTAGCTTATTATATCGCTTATAAATCAATTGATATCGTAGTGGATGGTCTTAATGAATCCAAATCGGTTTGGATCATTAGTGATCAAATCGATGAGATCGGATCTGCTATATTGAGCCGCTTGGGCCGTGGCGTTACTTATTTGTCAGGTGAAGGTGGATTTTCGGGTGATCCGAAACGGGTTATATTTTGTGTAATTACTCGCTTGGAAGAAGCCAAGCTTAAGGAAATCGTAAATCATTACGATGAGAATGCTTTTATGGCTGTAGGAAATATCCATGACGTAAAAGGCGGGCGCTTCAAGAAAAAAGCTATTCATTAG
- the tadA gene encoding tRNA adenosine(34) deaminase TadA: MVMSLPLIHEPPASTFPHDYWMREAIAEARKAGAIGEVPIGAVIVRGDEIVGRGYNLRESSRDGTAHAEMIAIREASENLDAWRLLHCRLYVTLEPCPMCAGAIVQCRVPHVIYGATDPKAGCGGTIMNLLQEPKFNHRTELTAGILEEECADLLKQFFKQLRHK, translated from the coding sequence ATGGTCATGTCATTACCCTTAATACACGAACCCCCTGCATCGACATTTCCCCACGACTACTGGATGCGTGAAGCGATCGCTGAAGCGCGCAAGGCCGGAGCGATTGGAGAGGTACCTATCGGTGCTGTTATTGTTCGTGGAGATGAAATTGTAGGAAGAGGATATAATCTAAGAGAAAGTTCACGGGACGGAACAGCACATGCTGAGATGATCGCGATTCGTGAGGCTAGTGAAAATCTAGATGCTTGGAGACTGTTGCATTGCCGTCTATATGTAACGCTGGAGCCCTGCCCTATGTGTGCCGGAGCTATTGTCCAATGCCGTGTGCCACATGTCATCTACGGTGCTACAGATCCCAAAGCAGGATGTGGAGGGACCATTATGAATCTGCTGCAGGAACCAAAGTTCAATCACCGTACAGAATTAACTGCAGGCATATTAGAAGAAGAGTGTGCAGACCTGCTCAAGCAATTCTTCAAGCAATTGCGTCATAAATAA